From the Winogradskyella forsetii genome, the window CCATATTCAAAGACTATGTTACAGTTAACCCTAAGATTACCGTTAAAGAAACTGGTAATGAAATTTCAATAAAGGCCTATTTAAGTGCTGAGAAAGATACTCAGTTGGAATTGACATTAAGACAAATAAAAGAGAAATTTCAAAATTCTGAGTATGCAACACAGTATATTGATAGTAAATTCTATTACGAAACGGCTCTAGTGCTTAATGATGAAAAATTAACTTCAGCTACATTGTCCGCAATAAGTGATATTTACGGAAATGAAAATGTTCTTCCACTTTATGGAGCCATACCAGATGGACGTGGTGATGACTTTGCTTTTTTCCAACGTGAAATTCCAGGTGTTTATTTCCTATTAGGGGCTTCAGATTTTGAAAAGGGAATAGTTTCAATGCCGCATTCGCCAAGCTTTGGGGTAGATGAGAACTGCATAAAATCTGGGGTAAACTTTTTTTCATCAATGATTTTAGAAAGACTTAAGTATTGAAGCTATTGCTCAACAAAGCACTTTGGCAAAAAAACAAGTAAAAGCCATTATTTTTTACAGCTTTAGTTGTATACCACTCCCGACTTTGAGTTGGAAAACTTCCAAAGGTACGGTATCTACTTTCGGTTTTATTTACTAAATTAGATGCTTGTACCTTCGTGATTGAAGGTATAAAATCTGTAAAATTTAAAAAATAATATGTACACAAGAAAAGTTTTCAAAATAAAGGATATGGCAAAATGGACGCGTTTTGAGACCTTTTTGTTTATCGCCATTATAACAGCAGTGGTAGCCTTATACTATTTTTTTGATTTAGCATGGTTAAAGATTCCGTGGACTCCTTTAGCTTTAATTGGTACAGCTGTAGCTTTCGTTATTGGTTTTCAAAATAATTCTGCTTATGGTAGGATCTGGGAAGCACGGAAAATTTGGGGAGGCATTACAAATACATCGAGAACCTTTGGAATGTATGTTCAAGATATGGTAAACAATGACTATGCCGCAGAAAAACTACCTAAAGACATCCTACAAGACGAAATAAAAACACTGACTTACAGACACATTGCATGGATGACAGCCTTAAGGCATGCCATGCGCGTTTCTAAACCTTGGGAAACCGTGATGAAAGAAAAAACCAACAAGGAATGGAGTAAAAAATTGAGTTCACCAGAATGGAATTCCACAGTTGAAGACGATATGAAACCCTATCTTTCTAAAGAAGATTTAGAATACGTAATGAGCAAAAATAATAAGCAAACTGCCGTGCTTTATTTGCAGTCACATCATCTTCAAAGATTGAAAGAAAAGCATATGATCTGGGAATTTTCCTTTTTGGAATTAGAAAGTGTTTTACAGGAATTATTCACGCTACAAGGACAGTCAGAACGTATTAAGAATTTTCCGTATCCACGACAATTTGCGTCATTAAATCATTATTTCATGTGGATTTTCGTGTTGTTATTGCCATTGGCAATTGTACCGCAATTTGCTGAAATTGGACATGATATCAGTGCGTCCCATGCTACAATTGGCGCGCTTTTTATTTGGCTTTCAATTCCTTTTTATGTCAGTGTAGCTTGGGTTTTCCATACTATGGAGCGTATTGGTAGAACAGGCGAAAACCCGTTTGAAGGCTCGGCAAATGATGTTCCGATTTCTACTATGGCCCGTGGCATTGAAATTGATTTAAGACAAAATTTAGGGGAAGCATTGGAAGACATTCCAAAACAGTTTCCTATGATTTATGATACGCAGATGTAAGTAACCAACCCATTATTTTGGTATGACCTTCGCGTTTTTTTGATGAATTCTAATTTCAGCTATCAAAAATCAAGAAACTAAAATCTTATCAGGAGTTATAGGTAAGCTGGTAAACCGTTTACCAATAGCATTATAAATTGCATTGGTTATGGCAGGAGCAGAACCAATAAGACCTACTTCGCCCAAGCCTTTGGCACCAATTGGATTTCTGTTGTAATCAGGTTTATCAATAAAAGATACTTCAATCATTGGCATATCTGCGTTAACAGGAACGTGATAGCCAGCAAAGTCGTTGCCAACTAATCGGCCAGTGGAAAAATCGATGTCTTGTTTTTCGGTAAGTGCCATGCCGACGCCTCCTACGCCTGCACCAATAATTTGATTTTCAGCAGCCTTGGGATTTACTATTTTGCCACCATCAACCACAATGACCATGCGCTCCATTTTAACCTTACCTGTAAGTGTATTGACTTTTACTTTATAGAAATGTGCTGCTGAAGAACAGAACGCAAAATCTTCTGCTTTTTTGCCAGGACTGGAATATTCTTCAACATAAATTTTATCCAACGCATTCTTACTGAAAATATCTGCGTACGACATAAACGAATCAGTGTTTGCTCCAGTTTGAATACCCATATCTGTCAGCTTTATAGCCTCCATATTTGTAATTTCAGAATTACCGTAGGCATAACTTCCTAATTTCTGTTTAAGAGCAGTACAAACAGCATCAATTGCACCACTAAGTGACGCCAAGCCCCAGCTTCCGCCTTGAGTTACAGCTTTTGGATGTAGCGAATTTCCAAGTTCAATTTTGATTTTATCTTTTGGGATTCCTGTAAAACTATGGGTCATATTCACCATAGCTTGTCCTGTTCCTGTACCAATATCGGTCATTGCAGTGCGTACAATAATATCGCCTTCAGAATTCATTTCTATAGATGCTCCAGAACCTCTGCGCATAGCATTCCAAAGTCCAACCGCCATTCCATAACCGGTGTACCAATCTCCGTCTTTTAATTGTTTAGGTTGTTTTGGGCGATTTTCCCAACCGATTTCTTTTGCGCCGCGCTCTAAACATTCATTGAGATAATGTGTTGACCATGGTTTTCCGGATTCCATATCCTGTGGTGCAATATTTTTTAAACGCAGTTTAACAGGGTCGAAATCCATTTTGTAACAAAGCTCATCTAAAGCCGATTCCACAGCAAAAGTACCAGTGGAATCACCAGGACCGCGCATCCAAGTTGGAACCGATAGGTGCAGCGGAATTCGAGCACGCTCTGTTTTTAAATATTCAAAAGCATATACTTTTCTCGAAATCCCAGTAATGCCTTCACCAAAACTTTTGGATTGCGATTGATTGTGTTTCGCTTGATGGTTGATGCCTAAAAGTTTACCATCAGCATTGGCACCAATTTTTACCCGTTGCCACGATTCTGGACGGTAACCAACCATTGTGAACATTTGCGGACGCGTCAGTACCACTTTCACGGGACGCTGTAATTGCTTTGCTGCCATCGCAGCAGCAACCGTATTGAACCAAACACGCAATCCTGCGCCAAAGCCACCGCCAACATACTCACTATTAACGATGATATTTTCTTGCGGCATATCAAATAAACCTGCAATTGCTCCTTGAACACCATTGACGCCTTGACTTTTATCAAACAATTTTAAAGTGCCATCATTTTCCCATTGGGCAATTGTCGCATGCATTTCCATTGGATTATGGACTTCCATGGCGATGGTGTAGTCTTGTTCAACACTATAGTCAGCATTATTTAATAGGGATTCTTTACCGCGGATTTGGCCTGTATTTTCAACAAGAAATGACTTGGATTCAGTTTTAAAGTCAACGGTAAATTCATTTTTGGCATATTCTGGTTTCAACAATGTGGCAGCATAGGTCGCATCCTCTAGAGTTTCGGCGACAACCAAAGCTATGGGCTGGTCGTTGTATTGTATCGTGTTATGATGAAAAAAGGTGTGATGCGGAAAAGCCTCTTTCCGTTTACTTTCATCATCTAAACCCGCTACTTTAGGTTTGTTCCAATATGATAGTACGTCAATGACTCCTGGGACTTGTTTGGCTTCTTCAATATCAAGATTTACTAAAGTTCCTGATGCAATTGTACTGCCAACTAAAACACCATGTGCTAAATTTGGAATATCATATTCAGCAGAATATTTTGCTTTTCCCGTAACCTTAGCAATACCTTCTATACGACCTTTTTGCTGTTTATCTATGTTGAAAATATCTAGCATAATTAAATTGTGGATGAGTTAGAAAGGCATTGGAGTAAGGCTTCAGTAATTGCGCCTTGCAGCAAGGCTGTTTTAAAAGTATTGTTTTGTAAGGGTTGTGTTTCTGCAACAGCTAAGCGCGCGGCTTCCTCAAAATTGGCTCGGTTGGCTTGCTTGCCTTTTAAAAAACGTTCTGAGGTTTTCCAACGCCAAGGTTTGTGCGCCACACCTCCAGAGGCTAGTCGTGCTTTTTTGATTTGTCCATTTTTCAACTCTAAAGCTGCGGCTGCAGATACTAAAGCGAAAGCATACGAATCACGCTCTCTTACTTTTACATAGGCCACATTATTTTTAAACTTTTTTTTTGGAATAAAAACAGAGACGATCAAGGCCTGTTCTGGTAAGTTAGTGTCTTTTTGCGGTTGGTTTCCTGGTAATCTGTGAAAATCTTCGAACGCTATAGTGTCTTCCGTTCCGTCTTGTTTTATGATGTTTACTTCTGCATCCAAAGCCACTAATGCCACACAAAAATCAGAAGGATGTACAGCAACACAATTTTCAGAAGTACCAACAATTCCTGCCATACGTTGATGTCCATCTAAAGCACCACAACCACTATTTGGTTTTCGTTTGTTGCATGGCATGGCGGTATCGTAAAAATAAGGACATCGCGTCCGCTGTAAGAGATTACCTCCAGTAGTTGCCATATTTCGTATCTGTGGCGAAGCGCCAGACAAAATCGCCTGAGCGATTAAGGGATAATCTTCCTTTATGCTTTTGTTTTCAGCAACATCGCTATTAGTAGCCAATGCACCAATATGAACTCCTTTCTTTTTGATTTCAATAGTATTGGATAATGCGTCCTTTACATCAATGACTATGTTGGGTTCATTGATATGTTTTTTCATCAAATCCACTTGATTGGTACCACCTGCAATATATTGACTGTTTTTTTCTGCAAGTTGAAATGCAACTGTAGCAGTTTCTGGACTATGGAATTTAAATGGCTTCATTTGGCAACGCTCTTTATGGCATTGGTAATGCCGTTATAGGCACCACATCTACAAATATTGCCGCTCATAAATTCTTTTATTTCTTCGGTTGAGGTAGTTCGACCTTCGTTTACACAAGCCACGGCAGACATAATCTGCCCAGAGGTACAGTAACCGCATTGATAGCCATCGTGTTCTAAAAACGCCTCTTGCATGGGGTGTAAATTATCACCATTTGCTAAGCCTTCAATGGTGGTCACTTCTTTATTAGGTAATGTGGCTGAAAGGGTAAGACAACTTAAAACACGTTTCCCATCGACATGAACGGTACATGCACCACATTGTCCATGATCACAGCCTTTTTTTGTTCCTGTTAGGTTGAGGTTTTCACGTAGTAAATCCAATAGTGTTGTTCTACTATCGGTGTTAAGAGCATAATCTTTTCCATTGATTTTGAGTGAAAGCGGAATAATTTCTTTTTTAACAAAAAACGTTTCCTTAACATCATGGTAAAAGGCTTTAACCGTTTGTGGTATGAAGGCTAAAGCCGTAAAAGCTGATGATGCTTTAATGAAAAAGCGCCTGCTATATGTTTTGGTTGAATCTTGTTGATTATTCATTCAAATAAATTTACCATGAATGAAAGATACGAAAAAAAGCATTTTAAGTACAAGGTTAAAATGAAAACAAAGAATTAGTTTTTGTCTATTCTTTTCCGATTTTTAAAATAATGATAGAAGCTTGTTACTATGGCAAGTGACGATATGATCGTCATTATTGTTCCTGGCACAAATTTAACATAGCCACCTAAGTCTAAAAACAAGAAGTAACCCAAATCAGCTAAGCCACCTGTTATAGCTGCAAGAAAAATAGCATTTTTATTTCCTTTCCAAATAAAGCATGCTGAAATAAAAGTCACAATTCCAATCCAAAACAGATTAAATCCGTGTTGTCCAATTACGGCACCTGTAGCTTTTGGATAGTCCATTTGCAGCGTTGATGGGTCAACTGCATCTGCAATTCCAACAACTGAGGAGGAAATGTCATCGGTTAAAATTCCTTTCATTGTCAAGACTCCAGCGAGAATATGAACAAGTCCCCAAATCATCCAAAGTATTGTCGAGACCTTTAATAGTGTTGATGAATTTTTCATTTGCTTTTAATGTTAGTTTGTGCAAATGTCTTTCACTATTTTTTAGTTTGCATTAATTTAGATTAAGAAATGAAATTGTTATTTCTGTTTTTTTGGCGTTCATTTTTTACCTTACTTAATGCTTCTGGTGTGATTCCTAAATAAGAAGCAATCATTTTTTGAGTAACTCTTTGGATAATTTCGGGATAAGTTTCTTCAAAGTGTTCATATTTTCTAATGGCAGAAAAACTCATTAGCATAATAACCCTTTTTTGCAATACAGCGATACGTTTTATAAATGCAGCAATATTTTGACTTTCTCTTTCAATATCTTTATTTAAAACAACGACTACCGAGTCTTCTAAAGCATCAATGAATAAGTCGCAAGGTTTTTCCTTGGGTTGACTATCCGCTATTGTCCAATTTTCTGGTGCAAACATAAAGATACGTTCCCTACCTTTTTCGTCAATTGTGTAGCTTCTTAAAAGTCCAGAAACAACCTGATAGACACAGCTATTTAAGTCTCCACTGCTTTGTAAAATTTCCCCTTTTTTGACGTTAATTTTCTTCAATTATTAATTTTTATTAAATGGCATAAAGCGTTGTTGTATATGGTTTATGGCGTGTTTGTGTGCAAGGATTTTCCGATAGAAAATTTTGGAAGTTACCAAACAAAATAACGACCAAGCGATAGAACTAAAATGAGCAATGTTTTTATATGGTGTTGGACAGCGTTTTTTATTTGTTTAATATTTTTTCCATTTCGTCAATCGAATTTGTATAATCAGAAATTTTTCTTCCTTTTCCGATGTGAATGGGACTTGTATTTAGTCGGTTTGTCAAATCTTTTATTGGCATGTTTTCTAAATTTCCAAATTCGGATTTCCACCAATCTAGAGATTCCAGGCTATGATTTTGAAATCCAGTTGTGCTGCGGTCATTATTAGTTGGTAGAAAATCTATGCCGCCAATAATTGAGTCCAGGTTTTCAAAATCCGTCATTATTCCGTCATAAATTAGTTGTCCGAAAAGTGCATCTTTAAAAATTTGTTCAATCTTGCTCAAGTCAGATGATTTTATATCAGTCAGAATGACGTTGTATTTGGTTAATCCGTTTGTAATTAGCCAGCATTTTTTTCGGTCAACATAAAATACCGTTGCATTCCATTTTCCAAGAATACCGCAATCAGTATTTTGGTCAGTCTTGATAAGTTTCTTGACTAACTTTTCTAATTTTTTAGTTGTATGTATTTTAGTTCGTCTCAAATGGCGTAGGGTGTTGTGTATGGTTTGTTGCGGGATTAGGTTACTAATTTAGCAAACGGTTTTTTATAATTCGATGTCTTTTATATTCCAAAAATCAATTTGTCCTTTTTTCTTGGTTTGATAAAAAATCGCAAAATCACTTCCGATTGCCCAATCAGTATCAGGCACATCAATGTCCGCTTTAAAATAAAGTCTGTTTGAGCGTATGAAATCATATTCCACGCTTCTCAATACTGAATATTTTAAAAAATCGCCATCAAGACTATCTTTAAATATCGATTTTTTCACTTGAGATATAAGAATAACATCGTTTCCTTTTTTTAATATTATTTCAGTTACATTATCGTGATATATGTCTTTATAAATTATTGGTTTATTCAAGTCGTTTATTCGGACAATTGAGCTGTCGTTCAACGAGTATGTTTTTAATTCAAGTTGGTGAATTTCATTTCCGATTTTTACTTCTTGATTTTTTCGGATAGTATCGAAATCCGTTTGCCAATAAACAACAGTTGTGTCCAGTTTTTTAGGTTCAGGTTTCGTTTCCGATTTTAATTCCATTTTTGGCTTAAATTCAAATTGCGATTTCTCCGACTTTTTTCGGTCGCAACTCGATAAAATCGAAAGTGTTAATATTAAAATAAGAAGTCGCTTCATTGTTCGGTTTTTAACTGTTTGGTAACGGTTTTGTGTATGATTTCGTTGCGTGTTTAAGCACTAAAGTTAGCAAATAAATCACATATAGAAAGTCCGCAAGGACTTTCGTAAGTAGGCTATCACTAGCAATGAATTATACACATTGTTAGCAGCTGGTTTTTATTCATATTTACATATAAAAATATTTCCACAACCAGATTCCAGAATAATTAGTTATGCAAACATCCTTAATTTTAAAGGTGATTATTTTATCATTAGTTTTCGGCTTCAGCTTTTCTCCATTCATTAATTGTTTGAATAGATATGATTTCTCTTTAAACCACTTTTCTTTTTGATTTGTAGAAACTGCGTAAACTTTTAAATAGTTTTTATTTTCGTTCAATTCAGTCACAATATCCTCAAGAACAGAATCATCTTCAAATTCGGAAGCAGATTCTTTGTCAATCCAACCATTTTCCTTTAATACTTGAATTCCGTTATTCGAATTAGATACAGCTTTTAATTCTATTTCAAAGTTTATGTCAATCAAGCCATATTTCGCAATTGTTCCTTTTATACTGTTACTTTTATTCGATTTGACTTTAATATTTAAGTTTTCTTCTACAATAAGTTTTATTTCTTCTGCAATTTCTTCTCCGCTTTTGGATATATCTATTGGGATTTCAATTCCGACATAATCGGTTAATGAATTATATGCTAACTCTCTATTGATTGTTCTTAATGTGCTTATGCTGTTCACGGTCGTTTTCTTAACTTGCTGCTAACGGTCTAGTATAACCGTCAGTTACGGGTTAATATGCGTTAATTTTCGGTTTATAACTGTTGTTATCAATTCCGAGTGGATTCGGACGTAGTCGAATCCGCCGTAATTGCGGTTATACATTGTTACCTGCTGGCTTTATTCGTTTATCTATTAGTTCAACAATTTTTGTTCGATTTTTATAAAAAGATTTAGGGAAGTCCAATTCAGGGTCAGAATTCATTCTCAAATTTTCAGAGAAGTATTTTCTCAATCGCAATAGATTGTCAAAAGTTCTTGCGTATAAAATTCTATCGTCAATTGGAATTTGATAGAAATACATTTCAGTCGATATTTCAATTTTTCTATTCATTCCACAATTTCCGCAACTCATTTTTCCGATATGTTTGGGCTTTATAACATATCCATTCGTATTTCCATCAGAATAAAAATTCGCTTTCGCTTGGCAATTCGGACAGTTTATTTCTATATCTGGTTTCATTTTTTTTCAGCTTGCAGGTAACGCTCAGTGTATGGTTTGTTGCGTGATTAAGTTACTAATTTAGCAAACTTTGACGAGCCTGAGAAAATTCCGAAGGAATTTTCCAGATAAGCACTTGGTAAGCAATGAACTATACACAATGTTGTATGCCGTGTTTTATTTTGGTTTGTTGTTCCGCTCTGATTTTTAAGTCCAGCTTGTCATTCCGACGTTGTTCTCAGAATTGCAGGACTTTTGGGTTTAGAAAACCAACTTCGCAAAAATTTTCAATCGTCATTTTCCGAACGGCTTGTCAGTCCGACGTTGTTGGATTTCTTTTCTTAGGTTTTGCTTGATAGTCCGATTTTAGCTTTTTATTTTTTCTTTTACGTACGAGAGTCCAGTCCGACGTTTTGTTTTTTAAAATCAAGCTTTTTTCTTAAAATTCCGAACTTTTTTTTTTGATTCCTTAACTTTTGTATGCCGCTCGTAACTCTTTGACCACATGGCATACAACGCTCAGTGTATGGTTTGTTGCGTGATTAAGTTACTAATTTAGCAAACTTTGACGAGCCTGAGAAAATTCCGAAGGAATTTTCCAGATAAGCACTTGGTAAGCAATGAACTATACACAATGTTGTGTGTAGTTTTTATCTTTCCGCTTGCTTGTTTTTCGGAATGTTAATTACTCCACAACCGTCAACTAACCATTTATTATTCACTTCTTTTATCCTCATATTAATAGAAAAACCTTTCCAAGTTTTAGCTTCTAC encodes:
- a CDS encoding FAD binding domain-containing protein; this encodes MKPFKFHSPETATVAFQLAEKNSQYIAGGTNQVDLMKKHINEPNIVIDVKDALSNTIEIKKKGVHIGALATNSDVAENKSIKEDYPLIAQAILSGASPQIRNMATTGGNLLQRTRCPYFYDTAMPCNKRKPNSGCGALDGHQRMAGIVGTSENCVAVHPSDFCVALVALDAEVNIIKQDGTEDTIAFEDFHRLPGNQPQKDTNLPEQALIVSVFIPKKKFKNNVAYVKVRERDSYAFALVSAAAALELKNGQIKKARLASGGVAHKPWRWKTSERFLKGKQANRANFEEAARLAVAETQPLQNNTFKTALLQGAITEALLQCLSNSSTI
- a CDS encoding DUF6933 domain-containing protein, producing MRRTKIHTTKKLEKLVKKLIKTDQNTDCGILGKWNATVFYVDRKKCWLITNGLTKYNVILTDIKSSDLSKIEQIFKDALFGQLIYDGIMTDFENLDSIIGGIDFLPTNNDRSTTGFQNHSLESLDWWKSEFGNLENMPIKDLTNRLNTSPIHIGKGRKISDYTNSIDEMEKILNK
- a CDS encoding bestrophin family protein; the protein is MYTRKVFKIKDMAKWTRFETFLFIAIITAVVALYYFFDLAWLKIPWTPLALIGTAVAFVIGFQNNSAYGRIWEARKIWGGITNTSRTFGMYVQDMVNNDYAAEKLPKDILQDEIKTLTYRHIAWMTALRHAMRVSKPWETVMKEKTNKEWSKKLSSPEWNSTVEDDMKPYLSKEDLEYVMSKNNKQTAVLYLQSHHLQRLKEKHMIWEFSFLELESVLQELFTLQGQSERIKNFPYPRQFASLNHYFMWIFVLLLPLAIVPQFAEIGHDISASHATIGALFIWLSIPFYVSVAWVFHTMERIGRTGENPFEGSANDVPISTMARGIEIDLRQNLGEALEDIPKQFPMIYDTQM
- a CDS encoding DUF4738 domain-containing protein; translated protein: MKRLLILILTLSILSSCDRKKSEKSQFEFKPKMELKSETKPEPKKLDTTVVYWQTDFDTIRKNQEVKIGNEIHQLELKTYSLNDSSIVRINDLNKPIIYKDIYHDNVTEIILKKGNDVILISQVKKSIFKDSLDGDFLKYSVLRSVEYDFIRSNRLYFKADIDVPDTDWAIGSDFAIFYQTKKKGQIDFWNIKDIEL
- a CDS encoding xanthine dehydrogenase family protein molybdopterin-binding subunit, with translation MLDIFNIDKQQKGRIEGIAKVTGKAKYSAEYDIPNLAHGVLVGSTIASGTLVNLDIEEAKQVPGVIDVLSYWNKPKVAGLDDESKRKEAFPHHTFFHHNTIQYNDQPIALVVAETLEDATYAATLLKPEYAKNEFTVDFKTESKSFLVENTGQIRGKESLLNNADYSVEQDYTIAMEVHNPMEMHATIAQWENDGTLKLFDKSQGVNGVQGAIAGLFDMPQENIIVNSEYVGGGFGAGLRVWFNTVAAAMAAKQLQRPVKVVLTRPQMFTMVGYRPESWQRVKIGANADGKLLGINHQAKHNQSQSKSFGEGITGISRKVYAFEYLKTERARIPLHLSVPTWMRGPGDSTGTFAVESALDELCYKMDFDPVKLRLKNIAPQDMESGKPWSTHYLNECLERGAKEIGWENRPKQPKQLKDGDWYTGYGMAVGLWNAMRRGSGASIEMNSEGDIIVRTAMTDIGTGTGQAMVNMTHSFTGIPKDKIKIELGNSLHPKAVTQGGSWGLASLSGAIDAVCTALKQKLGSYAYGNSEITNMEAIKLTDMGIQTGANTDSFMSYADIFSKNALDKIYVEEYSSPGKKAEDFAFCSSAAHFYKVKVNTLTGKVKMERMVIVVDGGKIVNPKAAENQIIGAGVGGVGMALTEKQDIDFSTGRLVGNDFAGYHVPVNADMPMIEVSFIDKPDYNRNPIGAKGLGEVGLIGSAPAITNAIYNAIGKRFTSLPITPDKILVS
- a CDS encoding Crp/Fnr family transcriptional regulator — translated: MKKINVKKGEILQSSGDLNSCVYQVVSGLLRSYTIDEKGRERIFMFAPENWTIADSQPKEKPCDLFIDALEDSVVVVLNKDIERESQNIAAFIKRIAVLQKRVIMLMSFSAIRKYEHFEETYPEIIQRVTQKMIASYLGITPEALSKVKNERQKNRNNNFIS
- a CDS encoding (2Fe-2S)-binding protein — its product is MNNQQDSTKTYSRRFFIKASSAFTALAFIPQTVKAFYHDVKETFFVKKEIIPLSLKINGKDYALNTDSRTTLLDLLRENLNLTGTKKGCDHGQCGACTVHVDGKRVLSCLTLSATLPNKEVTTIEGLANGDNLHPMQEAFLEHDGYQCGYCTSGQIMSAVACVNEGRTTSTEEIKEFMSGNICRCGAYNGITNAIKSVAK